The following proteins are encoded in a genomic region of Salinibacterium sp. NK8237:
- a CDS encoding TadE/TadG family type IV pilus assembly protein yields the protein MRARWRERGRLLGADESGSAVVEFVLVSALLTVLTLSVIQLALALHIRNTVLDAAAEGARYASLADTSLGDGVTRTRDLISTALSPGYASEVSASTTSHLGQPAVLITVRAPLPLFGLIGISDGLEVSAHAAIEQVR from the coding sequence ATGCGTGCGCGCTGGCGCGAACGCGGCAGGCTGCTGGGCGCTGACGAATCTGGGTCCGCCGTGGTGGAGTTCGTTCTCGTCTCCGCTCTGCTGACGGTGTTGACGCTCAGCGTCATCCAGCTGGCTCTTGCGTTGCACATCCGCAATACGGTGTTGGATGCCGCGGCGGAGGGCGCGCGCTACGCCTCCCTTGCCGACACCTCGTTGGGCGATGGCGTCACTCGCACTCGTGACCTCATCTCTACGGCGCTGTCGCCCGGCTATGCGTCGGAGGTGAGCGCAAGCACCACGTCCCACCTCGGGCAACCTGCCGTGCTCATCACCGTGCGGGCACCGCTCCCGCTCTTTGGCCTTATCGGTATTAGCGATGGCTTGGAGGTGTCAGCCCATGCGGCTATCGAGCAGGTTCGCTGA
- a CDS encoding BCCT family transporter, giving the protein MLAPWVFWPAAGLIIAITAFSIIAPNLANAVFTSLQSSVINSFSWYYVLIAAFFVAFALYLGFSRYGDIKLGKDDDEPEFSMIAWISFLFAAGMGIGLVFYGVAEPLSHFANPRPGVSGTEIQLAQQAMSQTFLHWGVHAWAIYVVVGLALAYAIHRRGRPISIRWTLEPLLGKRVRGGWGNLIDVIALVGTVFGVATSLGLGVLQIAAGLEKTGIAESNLTTQIAVIVVIVAFTILSLVSGIGRGMKWLSTTNLLLAAVLLVFLLIVGPTAFLFREFVQSMGNYLQGFIGLSFNVSAYEGQAGEQWQSGWTTFYWGWWMSWAPFVGVFIARVSKGRTVREFVGGVMLVPTVLTFLWFSVLGGNAIYRELYGQGGLVAADGSVDADSALFDLLAGLPAGTALTFGAILLIGIFFVTSADSGALVMSMIATGGSAEPPKRIRVFFALLASFLAIALLVTGGLQTLQTAAILSALPFSVVMLMICAATVTAFSRERRAYERAQRAQFVDQIGTFYGLEVEEPLLRDTVHPLRAALDRLRKKAAQSGGGISQVTEDAILSDTGLPSPDNIAQADAIVEDEVETLQAFQAEAQAKRKKNKSTE; this is encoded by the coding sequence ATGCTCGCCCCCTGGGTTTTCTGGCCAGCAGCCGGGCTCATCATCGCGATCACGGCGTTCTCGATCATCGCTCCGAATCTCGCGAACGCGGTCTTCACGTCGCTGCAATCGAGCGTCATCAACTCCTTCAGTTGGTATTACGTGCTCATCGCGGCATTCTTTGTCGCGTTCGCCCTGTATCTGGGGTTTAGTCGCTACGGCGACATCAAACTGGGCAAGGATGACGACGAGCCCGAGTTCTCGATGATCGCCTGGATCTCGTTCCTGTTTGCCGCAGGCATGGGAATCGGGCTCGTGTTCTATGGCGTCGCCGAGCCCCTCAGCCACTTCGCAAACCCGCGTCCCGGTGTTTCGGGCACAGAGATTCAGCTCGCCCAGCAGGCGATGAGTCAAACGTTCCTGCACTGGGGTGTGCACGCCTGGGCTATTTACGTCGTGGTCGGCCTCGCCCTCGCATACGCCATTCATCGTCGCGGTCGCCCCATCTCGATCCGCTGGACTCTTGAGCCGCTGCTCGGCAAGCGCGTTCGGGGTGGCTGGGGCAACCTCATCGACGTGATCGCGCTCGTCGGCACGGTCTTTGGTGTTGCTACTTCACTCGGCCTTGGTGTTCTTCAAATCGCGGCTGGTCTCGAAAAGACCGGCATCGCCGAATCTAACCTCACCACTCAGATCGCCGTCATCGTGGTCATCGTCGCGTTCACGATTTTGTCGCTAGTTTCGGGCATCGGTCGCGGTATGAAGTGGCTTTCGACCACGAACCTTCTCTTGGCGGCTGTGCTGCTGGTGTTCCTTCTCATCGTCGGGCCGACGGCGTTCCTTTTCCGCGAATTCGTGCAGTCGATGGGTAACTACCTTCAGGGCTTCATCGGCCTCAGTTTCAATGTCAGTGCGTATGAAGGCCAAGCTGGCGAGCAGTGGCAGTCCGGGTGGACTACCTTCTACTGGGGCTGGTGGATGTCGTGGGCCCCGTTCGTCGGTGTCTTTATTGCCCGTGTATCTAAGGGCCGCACCGTGCGTGAGTTCGTGGGCGGCGTCATGCTTGTCCCCACCGTGCTCACGTTCCTCTGGTTCAGCGTGCTCGGCGGCAACGCGATCTACCGCGAGCTGTATGGTCAGGGTGGCTTGGTCGCTGCCGATGGATCGGTGGATGCCGACTCGGCACTCTTCGACCTCCTCGCCGGTCTCCCCGCGGGCACCGCTCTCACCTTCGGCGCGATCCTATTGATCGGAATCTTCTTCGTCACCTCCGCCGATTCGGGGGCGCTGGTGATGTCGATGATTGCTACCGGTGGTTCCGCCGAACCACCCAAGCGCATCCGCGTGTTCTTCGCTCTGCTCGCATCGTTCTTGGCGATCGCCTTGCTGGTAACCGGTGGGCTGCAAACACTGCAAACGGCGGCAATCCTCTCAGCGCTCCCGTTCAGCGTGGTGATGCTGATGATCTGTGCGGCCACGGTGACGGCGTTCAGTCGTGAGCGTCGTGCATATGAGCGAGCGCAACGTGCCCAGTTCGTCGACCAAATCGGCACCTTCTACGGTCTTGAGGTCGAAGAGCCGCTGTTGCGCGATACGGTTCACCCGCTTCGTGCTGCCCTCGATCGCCTCCGCAAGAAGGCCGCGCAGTCGGGCGGCGGAATCTCGCAGGTCACCGAAGATGCCATTCTTTCCGACACCGGTTTGCCATCGCCAGACAACATTGCTCAGGCTGATGCGATCGTCGAAGACGAGGTGGAGACCCTGCAGGCGTTCCAGGCCGAGGCGCAGGCCAAGCGCAAAAAGAATAAGTCGACAGAGTAG
- a CDS encoding multidrug effflux MFS transporter: MTTPTASPRSGFVIGLALLAALAPFTTDMFLPSLPEIARDLDVSSTTTQLTLSVYLLMLGLSQLIIGPVSDAVGRRRPLMIGLALFLIGSLIAAFAPNFTVLLLARALQGAGGGVALVVSNASVRDRTEGAASVRLFSLLMTISGLGPILAPAIGGVLETTLGWRSVFWALGVLALAAILVSVKNLPESLPAEKRSSLSLRSVARDYGTIIRDRAFLIPALAVGSSFMVLFAYIGGASIVYQEIYGLSPAAFGLVFGGTGVAVLLGAFVSTVLAHRWPARRTALSGSLLMVLGAVVAIVSVIGGGGLPTVVVGVAILEFGLGLGMPSFMSLAMSSGHTLLGSRAALLGAMQFGFGAVATPIVGFVLSDEPISWLLLLGGLALVAPLLLLLHNRITPQVATMPGTPTEPVTVAK; the protein is encoded by the coding sequence ATGACAACACCGACCGCTTCGCCACGATCGGGCTTCGTGATTGGGCTCGCTCTGCTCGCAGCTCTGGCTCCGTTCACGACCGACATGTTTCTGCCATCACTGCCCGAGATCGCTCGTGACCTCGATGTCAGTTCGACGACGACACAGCTCACCTTGTCGGTCTACCTGCTCATGCTCGGACTGTCACAATTGATCATCGGCCCCGTTTCGGATGCTGTTGGTCGCCGACGTCCGCTCATGATCGGTCTCGCACTATTCCTCATCGGTTCGCTCATTGCAGCGTTCGCGCCGAACTTCACTGTGTTGCTCCTTGCTCGCGCGCTCCAAGGTGCCGGAGGTGGCGTGGCTCTCGTCGTCTCCAATGCCTCCGTGCGAGATCGCACGGAGGGTGCGGCCTCGGTGCGCCTCTTCTCTCTGCTGATGACCATTTCAGGGCTCGGCCCCATCCTTGCTCCCGCGATTGGGGGAGTGCTCGAAACCACGCTGGGGTGGCGCTCCGTTTTCTGGGCACTGGGGGTTCTTGCGCTAGCCGCAATCCTCGTCTCGGTGAAAAACCTTCCGGAGTCCTTGCCCGCAGAGAAGCGCAGCTCGTTAAGCCTTCGTTCAGTGGCTCGCGACTATGGCACCATCATCCGAGACCGAGCGTTCCTGATTCCGGCGCTCGCGGTGGGCTCGAGCTTTATGGTGTTGTTCGCTTATATCGGTGGGGCATCCATCGTGTATCAAGAGATTTACGGGCTTAGCCCCGCGGCATTTGGTTTGGTTTTCGGCGGCACCGGCGTTGCGGTATTGCTCGGCGCCTTCGTGAGTACGGTGCTTGCGCATCGCTGGCCCGCGCGTCGTACTGCACTGAGCGGATCGTTGTTGATGGTGTTGGGCGCCGTTGTTGCGATCGTGAGTGTGATCGGCGGCGGCGGTCTCCCCACGGTAGTAGTCGGGGTTGCGATCCTCGAGTTCGGACTCGGCCTGGGCATGCCTTCGTTCATGTCCCTAGCGATGTCGAGTGGACACACGTTATTGGGAAGCCGCGCGGCGCTGTTAGGAGCCATGCAGTTTGGTTTCGGCGCGGTGGCGACACCGATCGTCGGTTTTGTGCTGAGCGACGAGCCGATCAGCTGGTTACTGCTCCTTGGCGGGCTGGCTCTCGTGGCGCCGCTGCTTCTCCTTCTGCATAACCGCATCACGCCCCAAGTCGCGACGATGCCCGGCACACCGACGGAGCCGGTGACAGTGGCGAAGTAA
- a CDS encoding TetR/AcrR family transcriptional regulator — MSNDGVRSVKQARSIERREAILSAAVTMFMRERVSAITHRSVAAAANVPLGAIRYYFSSREELLLETLTRVEQRRHDEATRILTRASPASSIHDCAELLLRAYVGPPSGSHKLDDHHLITTVGWLVDVPRESAALSARLLENWQPISADLRAILYRCDRVMPVNLVTHVIDGAIVVNFSWERGELVSRVLDAVSQQLEFAQARGLHLPKPD, encoded by the coding sequence ATGAGCAACGACGGTGTTCGCAGCGTCAAGCAGGCGCGAAGCATAGAACGGCGCGAAGCTATATTGAGCGCCGCCGTCACGATGTTCATGCGTGAGCGCGTTAGCGCCATCACCCACCGAAGCGTCGCCGCCGCAGCCAACGTTCCCCTCGGCGCCATCCGGTATTACTTCTCCTCGAGAGAAGAACTCCTTCTTGAAACACTCACCCGCGTTGAACAACGACGACACGACGAAGCCACGCGGATACTCACCCGCGCAAGCCCCGCCAGCAGTATCCACGACTGCGCCGAGCTGCTCCTTCGAGCCTACGTAGGACCACCAAGCGGTTCACACAAACTTGACGACCACCACCTCATCACGACGGTGGGCTGGCTCGTAGATGTGCCCCGCGAAAGCGCGGCCCTCTCCGCACGGCTGCTCGAGAACTGGCAACCAATCTCGGCCGACCTGCGTGCGATTCTTTACCGCTGCGATCGAGTGATGCCGGTCAACCTAGTCACGCACGTGATCGATGGAGCAATCGTCGTGAACTTCTCGTGGGAACGAGGCGAACTCGTCAGTCGCGTGCTCGATGCGGTGTCTCAGCAACTTGAGTTTGCACAGGCGCGAGGGCTGCACTTGCCGAAGCCAGATTAG